One genomic segment of Suricata suricatta isolate VVHF042 chromosome 16, meerkat_22Aug2017_6uvM2_HiC, whole genome shotgun sequence includes these proteins:
- the CCDC61 gene encoding coiled-coil domain-containing protein 61 isoform X3: protein MDQPAGLQVDYVFRGVEHAVRVAVSGQVLELEVEDRMTADQWRGEFDASFIEDLTHKTGNFKQFNIFCNMLESALTQSSESVTLDLLTYTDLESLRNRKMGGRPGPLASRSAQLNSKRYLILIYSVEFDRIHYPLPLPYQGKPDPVVLQGIIRSLKEELGRLRGLDGQDARDSRETEIWHLREQVSRLASEKRELEAQLGRSREEALAGRAARQEAEALRGLVRGLELELRQERGLGHRGVGRRSQDCRRLAKELEEVKASERSLRARLRTVNSELAVYKRGRRTPPVVPPRVREDRASSSRERSTSRGRGAARSSSRESGRGGQGRGRPARPSPSPTGGRVSRFDPTAFVKAKEKKQREIKMKQQQQRNRLGSGGSGDGLSVSWSRQTRPPAAVTGRGDAANRSRNRSSSVDSFRSRCSSASSCSEFEDFSESFPRGLCRGKPPNPTTWSGSHTQKKSTPLERGRHQRRLANSGGWVPIKEYSSDYQGADMAEIDARLKALQEYMNRLDTRS, encoded by the exons ATGGACCAGCCAGCTGGCCTGCAGGTGGACTACGTCTTCCGGGGTGTGGAGCACGCCGTGCGGGTGGCGGTGTCTGGGCAGGTGCTGGAGCTGGAGGTGGAGGACCGGATGACGGCTGACCAGTGGCGGGGCGAGTTCGATGCCAGCT TCATCGAAGATCTGACTCACAAGACTGGGAACTTCAAACAGTTCAACATCTTCTGCAACATGCTGGAGTCGGCTCTCACACAG AGCAGTGAGTCGGTCACCCTTGACCTGCTGACCTACACAGATCTGGAGTCCCTGCGGAACCGCAAGATGGGGGGCCGCCCGGGCCCCTTGGCCTCGAGATCCGCCCAGCTCAACTCCAAGCGCTATTTGATCCTCATCTACTCTGTGGAGTTTGACAG GATTCACTACCCGCTGCCCCTCCCGTACCAGGGCAAGCCGGACCCTGTGGTTCTGCAGGGAATCATCCGCTCACTGAAGGAGGAGCTGGGCCGCCTTCGAGGGCTGGATGGCCAGGATGCTCGGGACTCACGGGAGACTGAGATCTGGCACCTGAGGGAGCA GGTTTCACGCCTGGCATCTGAGAAGCGAGAGCTGGAGGCCCAGCTGGGCCGATCTCGAGAGGAGGCTCTGGCCGGGAGGGCGGCGCGCCAGGAGGCTGAGGCGCTGCGTGGGCTCGTCCGCGGCCTGGAGCTGGAGCTTCGGCAAGAGCGGGGCCTCGGACACCGCGGGGTCGGCCGTCGCAGCCAGGACTGCCGGCGCCTGGCCAAGGAG CTGGAGGAGGTGAAGGCGTCGGAGCGGAGCCTGCGCGCCCGGCTTAGAACCGTGAACAGCGAGCTGGCGGTGTACAAGCGGGG GAGACGGACTCCGCCGGTGGTGCCGCCCCGGGTGCGGGAGGATCGGGCTTCGTCGTCGCGGGAGCGCTCCACATCGCGTGGTCGCGGTGCCGCCCGCTCTTCTTCCCGGGAGAGCGGCCGCGGGGGCCAGGGTCGAGGCCGCCCCGCCCGCCCCTCGCCCTCACCTACAG GTGGTCGCGTGTCCCGTTTTGACCCCACAGCCTTTGTGAAAGCCaaggagaagaagcagagagagatcaAGATGAA gcagcagcagcagcggaaCCGACTGGGCAGCGGAGGAAGCGGCGACGGGCTGTCCGTCTCCTGGTCTCGCCAGACTCGGCCGCCCGCCGCCGTGACCGGCCGAGGGGACGCGGCTAACCGCTCCCGAAACCGCAGCTCCTCGG TGGACAGTTTCCGCAGCCGCTGCTCGTCCGCCAGCTCCTGCAGCGAGTTTGAGGATTTCTCTGAATCCTTCCCGAGAGG CCTTTGCCGCGGGAAGCCTCCCAACCCCACAACCTGGAGCGGGTCCCATACA CAGAAAAAGTCCACCCCTCTGGAGCGTGGCCGCCATCAGAGACGCCTGGCCAATTCGGGGGGCTGGGTCCCTATCAAAG AGTACAGCTCCGACTACCAGGGAGCGGACATGGCAGAAATAGACGCCCGCCTGAAGGCCTTGCAGGAATACATGAACCGTCTGGACACAAGGTCGTGA
- the CCDC61 gene encoding coiled-coil domain-containing protein 61 isoform X4, which yields MEDAATPAMDQPAGLQVDYVFRGVEHAVRVAVSGQVLELEVEDRMTADQWRGEFDASFIEDLTHKTGNFKQFNIFCNMLESALTQSSESVTLDLLTYTDLESLRNRKMGGRPGPLASRSAQLNSKRYLILIYSVEFDRVSRLASEKRELEAQLGRSREEALAGRAARQEAEALRGLVRGLELELRQERGLGHRGVGRRSQDCRRLAKELEEVKASERSLRARLRTVNSELAVYKRGRRTPPVVPPRVREDRASSSRERSTSRGRGAARSSSRESGRGGQGRGRPARPSPSPTGGRVSRFDPTAFVKAKEKKQREIKMKQQQQRNRLGSGGSGDGLSVSWSRQTRPPAAVTGRGDAANRSRNRSSSVDSFRSRCSSASSCSEFEDFSESFPRGLCRGKPPNPTTWSGSHTQKKSTPLERGRHQRRLANSGGWVPIKEYSSDYQGADMAEIDARLKALQEYMNRLDTRS from the exons ATGGAGGATGCAG CGACACCGGCCATGGACCAGCCAGCTGGCCTGCAGGTGGACTACGTCTTCCGGGGTGTGGAGCACGCCGTGCGGGTGGCGGTGTCTGGGCAGGTGCTGGAGCTGGAGGTGGAGGACCGGATGACGGCTGACCAGTGGCGGGGCGAGTTCGATGCCAGCT TCATCGAAGATCTGACTCACAAGACTGGGAACTTCAAACAGTTCAACATCTTCTGCAACATGCTGGAGTCGGCTCTCACACAG AGCAGTGAGTCGGTCACCCTTGACCTGCTGACCTACACAGATCTGGAGTCCCTGCGGAACCGCAAGATGGGGGGCCGCCCGGGCCCCTTGGCCTCGAGATCCGCCCAGCTCAACTCCAAGCGCTATTTGATCCTCATCTACTCTGTGGAGTTTGACAG GGTTTCACGCCTGGCATCTGAGAAGCGAGAGCTGGAGGCCCAGCTGGGCCGATCTCGAGAGGAGGCTCTGGCCGGGAGGGCGGCGCGCCAGGAGGCTGAGGCGCTGCGTGGGCTCGTCCGCGGCCTGGAGCTGGAGCTTCGGCAAGAGCGGGGCCTCGGACACCGCGGGGTCGGCCGTCGCAGCCAGGACTGCCGGCGCCTGGCCAAGGAG CTGGAGGAGGTGAAGGCGTCGGAGCGGAGCCTGCGCGCCCGGCTTAGAACCGTGAACAGCGAGCTGGCGGTGTACAAGCGGGG GAGACGGACTCCGCCGGTGGTGCCGCCCCGGGTGCGGGAGGATCGGGCTTCGTCGTCGCGGGAGCGCTCCACATCGCGTGGTCGCGGTGCCGCCCGCTCTTCTTCCCGGGAGAGCGGCCGCGGGGGCCAGGGTCGAGGCCGCCCCGCCCGCCCCTCGCCCTCACCTACAG GTGGTCGCGTGTCCCGTTTTGACCCCACAGCCTTTGTGAAAGCCaaggagaagaagcagagagagatcaAGATGAA gcagcagcagcagcggaaCCGACTGGGCAGCGGAGGAAGCGGCGACGGGCTGTCCGTCTCCTGGTCTCGCCAGACTCGGCCGCCCGCCGCCGTGACCGGCCGAGGGGACGCGGCTAACCGCTCCCGAAACCGCAGCTCCTCGG TGGACAGTTTCCGCAGCCGCTGCTCGTCCGCCAGCTCCTGCAGCGAGTTTGAGGATTTCTCTGAATCCTTCCCGAGAGG CCTTTGCCGCGGGAAGCCTCCCAACCCCACAACCTGGAGCGGGTCCCATACA CAGAAAAAGTCCACCCCTCTGGAGCGTGGCCGCCATCAGAGACGCCTGGCCAATTCGGGGGGCTGGGTCCCTATCAAAG AGTACAGCTCCGACTACCAGGGAGCGGACATGGCAGAAATAGACGCCCGCCTGAAGGCCTTGCAGGAATACATGAACCGTCTGGACACAAGGTCGTGA
- the CCDC61 gene encoding coiled-coil domain-containing protein 61 isoform X1, whose translation MEDAATPAMDQPAGLQVDYVFRGVEHAVRVAVSGQVLELEVEDRMTADQWRGEFDASFIEDLTHKTGNFKQFNIFCNMLESALTQSSESVTLDLLTYTDLESLRNRKMGGRPGPLASRSAQLNSKRYLILIYSVEFDRIHYPLPLPYQGKPDPVVLQGIIRSLKEELGRLRGLDGQDARDSRETEIWHLREQVSRLASEKRELEAQLGRSREEALAGRAARQEAEALRGLVRGLELELRQERGLGHRGVGRRSQDCRRLAKELEEVKASERSLRARLRTVNSELAVYKRGRRTPPVVPPRVREDRASSSRERSTSRGRGAARSSSRESGRGGQGRGRPARPSPSPTGGRVSRFDPTAFVKAKEKKQREIKMKQQQQRNRLGSGGSGDGLSVSWSRQTRPPAAVTGRGDAANRSRNRSSSVDSFRSRCSSASSCSEFEDFSESFPRGLCRGKPPNPTTWSGSHTQKKSTPLERGRHQRRLANSGGWVPIKEYSSDYQGADMAEIDARLKALQEYMNRLDTRS comes from the exons ATGGAGGATGCAG CGACACCGGCCATGGACCAGCCAGCTGGCCTGCAGGTGGACTACGTCTTCCGGGGTGTGGAGCACGCCGTGCGGGTGGCGGTGTCTGGGCAGGTGCTGGAGCTGGAGGTGGAGGACCGGATGACGGCTGACCAGTGGCGGGGCGAGTTCGATGCCAGCT TCATCGAAGATCTGACTCACAAGACTGGGAACTTCAAACAGTTCAACATCTTCTGCAACATGCTGGAGTCGGCTCTCACACAG AGCAGTGAGTCGGTCACCCTTGACCTGCTGACCTACACAGATCTGGAGTCCCTGCGGAACCGCAAGATGGGGGGCCGCCCGGGCCCCTTGGCCTCGAGATCCGCCCAGCTCAACTCCAAGCGCTATTTGATCCTCATCTACTCTGTGGAGTTTGACAG GATTCACTACCCGCTGCCCCTCCCGTACCAGGGCAAGCCGGACCCTGTGGTTCTGCAGGGAATCATCCGCTCACTGAAGGAGGAGCTGGGCCGCCTTCGAGGGCTGGATGGCCAGGATGCTCGGGACTCACGGGAGACTGAGATCTGGCACCTGAGGGAGCA GGTTTCACGCCTGGCATCTGAGAAGCGAGAGCTGGAGGCCCAGCTGGGCCGATCTCGAGAGGAGGCTCTGGCCGGGAGGGCGGCGCGCCAGGAGGCTGAGGCGCTGCGTGGGCTCGTCCGCGGCCTGGAGCTGGAGCTTCGGCAAGAGCGGGGCCTCGGACACCGCGGGGTCGGCCGTCGCAGCCAGGACTGCCGGCGCCTGGCCAAGGAG CTGGAGGAGGTGAAGGCGTCGGAGCGGAGCCTGCGCGCCCGGCTTAGAACCGTGAACAGCGAGCTGGCGGTGTACAAGCGGGG GAGACGGACTCCGCCGGTGGTGCCGCCCCGGGTGCGGGAGGATCGGGCTTCGTCGTCGCGGGAGCGCTCCACATCGCGTGGTCGCGGTGCCGCCCGCTCTTCTTCCCGGGAGAGCGGCCGCGGGGGCCAGGGTCGAGGCCGCCCCGCCCGCCCCTCGCCCTCACCTACAG GTGGTCGCGTGTCCCGTTTTGACCCCACAGCCTTTGTGAAAGCCaaggagaagaagcagagagagatcaAGATGAA gcagcagcagcagcggaaCCGACTGGGCAGCGGAGGAAGCGGCGACGGGCTGTCCGTCTCCTGGTCTCGCCAGACTCGGCCGCCCGCCGCCGTGACCGGCCGAGGGGACGCGGCTAACCGCTCCCGAAACCGCAGCTCCTCGG TGGACAGTTTCCGCAGCCGCTGCTCGTCCGCCAGCTCCTGCAGCGAGTTTGAGGATTTCTCTGAATCCTTCCCGAGAGG CCTTTGCCGCGGGAAGCCTCCCAACCCCACAACCTGGAGCGGGTCCCATACA CAGAAAAAGTCCACCCCTCTGGAGCGTGGCCGCCATCAGAGACGCCTGGCCAATTCGGGGGGCTGGGTCCCTATCAAAG AGTACAGCTCCGACTACCAGGGAGCGGACATGGCAGAAATAGACGCCCGCCTGAAGGCCTTGCAGGAATACATGAACCGTCTGGACACAAGGTCGTGA
- the PGLYRP1 gene encoding peptidoglycan recognition protein 1: protein MSGCCALLAWALLALLGLGAPREDAPGSCCAIVPRREWKAPASKCGEELQLPVLYVVVSHTAGSHCDSPASCLKQVQNVHSYHSKTLNWCDVGYNFLIGEDGLVYEGRGWNIKGDHSGTTWNPMSIGISFMGNYMERSPPPRALRAAQSLLACGVAQGVLSPTYEVKGHRDVQRTLSPGDQLYEIIRTWPHYHE from the exons ATGTCCGGCTGCTGCGCGCTGCTCGCCTGGGCCCTCCTCGCTCTCCTGGGCCTCGGAGCACCCCGAGAAGACGCCCCCGGCTCCTGCTGCGCCATCGTGCCGCGGAGAGAATGGAAGGCCCCCGCGTCCAAGTGCGGGGAGGAGctacaactcccagtgctctaCGTAGTGGTGTCGCACACAGCGGGCAGCCACTGTGACAGCCCGGCCTCCTGCCTGAAGCAGGTCCAGAACGTGCACAGCTACCACTCGAAGACGCTGAACTGGTGTGATGTGGGCTACAA CTTCCTGATTGGAGAAGATGGGCTCGTGTATGAGGGCCGGGGCTGGAACATCAAGGGCGACCACTCGGGTACCACCTGGAACCCCATGTCCATTGGCATCTCCTTCATGGGTAACTACATGG agcggtcacccccaccccgggccctcAGGGCGGCCCAGAGCCTGCTGGCCTGCGGTGTGGCTCAGGGAGTTCTGAGCCCCACATACGAGGTCAAAGGACACCGGGATGTGCAGCGGACGCTCTCTCCAGGGGACCAGCTCTATGAAATCATCCGGACTTGGCCGCACTACCACGAGTGA
- the CCDC61 gene encoding coiled-coil domain-containing protein 61 isoform X2 encodes MEDAATPAMDQPAGLQVDYVFRGVEHAVRVAVSGQVLELEVEDRMTADQWRGEFDASFIEDLTHKTGNFKQFNIFCNMLESALTQSSESVTLDLLTYTDLESLRNRKMGGRPGPLASRSAQLNSKRYLILIYSVEFDRIHYPLPLPYQGKPDPVVLQGIIRSLKEELGRLRGLDGQDARDSRETEIWHLREQVSRLASEKRELEAQLGRSREEALAGRAARQEAEALRGLVRGLELELRQERGLGHRGVGRRSQDCRRLAKELEEVKASERSLRARLRTVNSELAVYKRGRRTPPVVPPRVREDRASSSRERSTSRGRGAARSSSRESGRGGQGRGRPARPSPSPTGGRVSRFDPTAFVKAKEKKQREIKMKQQQQRNRLGSGGSGDGLSVSWSRQTRPPAAVTGRGDAANRSRNRSSSVDSFRSRCSSASSCSEFEDFSESFPRGLCRGKPPNPTTWSGSHTKKSTPLERGRHQRRLANSGGWVPIKEYSSDYQGADMAEIDARLKALQEYMNRLDTRS; translated from the exons ATGGAGGATGCAG CGACACCGGCCATGGACCAGCCAGCTGGCCTGCAGGTGGACTACGTCTTCCGGGGTGTGGAGCACGCCGTGCGGGTGGCGGTGTCTGGGCAGGTGCTGGAGCTGGAGGTGGAGGACCGGATGACGGCTGACCAGTGGCGGGGCGAGTTCGATGCCAGCT TCATCGAAGATCTGACTCACAAGACTGGGAACTTCAAACAGTTCAACATCTTCTGCAACATGCTGGAGTCGGCTCTCACACAG AGCAGTGAGTCGGTCACCCTTGACCTGCTGACCTACACAGATCTGGAGTCCCTGCGGAACCGCAAGATGGGGGGCCGCCCGGGCCCCTTGGCCTCGAGATCCGCCCAGCTCAACTCCAAGCGCTATTTGATCCTCATCTACTCTGTGGAGTTTGACAG GATTCACTACCCGCTGCCCCTCCCGTACCAGGGCAAGCCGGACCCTGTGGTTCTGCAGGGAATCATCCGCTCACTGAAGGAGGAGCTGGGCCGCCTTCGAGGGCTGGATGGCCAGGATGCTCGGGACTCACGGGAGACTGAGATCTGGCACCTGAGGGAGCA GGTTTCACGCCTGGCATCTGAGAAGCGAGAGCTGGAGGCCCAGCTGGGCCGATCTCGAGAGGAGGCTCTGGCCGGGAGGGCGGCGCGCCAGGAGGCTGAGGCGCTGCGTGGGCTCGTCCGCGGCCTGGAGCTGGAGCTTCGGCAAGAGCGGGGCCTCGGACACCGCGGGGTCGGCCGTCGCAGCCAGGACTGCCGGCGCCTGGCCAAGGAG CTGGAGGAGGTGAAGGCGTCGGAGCGGAGCCTGCGCGCCCGGCTTAGAACCGTGAACAGCGAGCTGGCGGTGTACAAGCGGGG GAGACGGACTCCGCCGGTGGTGCCGCCCCGGGTGCGGGAGGATCGGGCTTCGTCGTCGCGGGAGCGCTCCACATCGCGTGGTCGCGGTGCCGCCCGCTCTTCTTCCCGGGAGAGCGGCCGCGGGGGCCAGGGTCGAGGCCGCCCCGCCCGCCCCTCGCCCTCACCTACAG GTGGTCGCGTGTCCCGTTTTGACCCCACAGCCTTTGTGAAAGCCaaggagaagaagcagagagagatcaAGATGAA gcagcagcagcagcggaaCCGACTGGGCAGCGGAGGAAGCGGCGACGGGCTGTCCGTCTCCTGGTCTCGCCAGACTCGGCCGCCCGCCGCCGTGACCGGCCGAGGGGACGCGGCTAACCGCTCCCGAAACCGCAGCTCCTCGG TGGACAGTTTCCGCAGCCGCTGCTCGTCCGCCAGCTCCTGCAGCGAGTTTGAGGATTTCTCTGAATCCTTCCCGAGAGG CCTTTGCCGCGGGAAGCCTCCCAACCCCACAACCTGGAGCGGGTCCCATACA AAAAAGTCCACCCCTCTGGAGCGTGGCCGCCATCAGAGACGCCTGGCCAATTCGGGGGGCTGGGTCCCTATCAAAG AGTACAGCTCCGACTACCAGGGAGCGGACATGGCAGAAATAGACGCCCGCCTGAAGGCCTTGCAGGAATACATGAACCGTCTGGACACAAGGTCGTGA